In Bacillus sp. SB49, a single window of DNA contains:
- the fabZ gene encoding 3-hydroxyacyl-ACP dehydratase FabZ has product MLDIEQIKEIIPHRYPFLLIDQVEEIVEGERAVGYKNVTINEPFFQGHFPDYPVMPGVLITEALAQMGAVAMLKKEENQGKLAFFTGIDKCRFKRQVKPGDRLKLEVEIVRLKGPIGKGKAKATVDGQLACEAEIMFALK; this is encoded by the coding sequence ATGCTGGATATTGAACAAATCAAAGAAATTATTCCCCACCGTTACCCGTTTCTATTAATCGACCAGGTAGAGGAGATTGTCGAAGGCGAGCGTGCGGTTGGATACAAGAATGTAACGATAAACGAACCCTTCTTTCAGGGCCATTTTCCGGATTATCCGGTGATGCCCGGCGTACTTATTACAGAAGCCTTAGCGCAGATGGGCGCGGTTGCGATGCTTAAGAAAGAAGAAAACCAAGGGAAATTGGCGTTCTTCACAGGTATCGATAAGTGCCGCTTTAAGCGTCAGGTTAAACCGGGCGATCGGTTGAAGCTGGAAGTGGAAATCGTCCGTTTGAAAGGACCGATCGGCAAAGGGAAAGCGAAAGCCACCGTCGACGGGCAGCTTGCCTGTGAAGCGGAAATCATGTTTGCATTGAAATAA
- a CDS encoding class F sortase: MERKWKIYFSIVGTIALLMFLYQSNVFAMWTSDEPVSKGSRNVVNTDIYPSGEQADEQTVTEEFRVLNEENKERAEEAEAGIVPVNIKIPAIDVDAAVENVGVLENGEMGVPEDPSKAGWFEPGTQPGKTGNAVIAGHVDSHTGPAVFYDLEKLEPGDEITVTDDEEKERTYVVERMESYPWDESPIEEIFGPTSEKRLNVITCTGEFIRDKGGHQDRLVVYTTLKEEVEDETELPSPTAVEVSGSFVNWHAVRKDDVVGYRVYRSADGEDFEQVASISAHERKTYVDPEAGSHIYYVTAVDAEGNESAPSVKSNEN, translated from the coding sequence GTGGAAAGAAAGTGGAAAATTTACTTTTCTATCGTGGGCACGATCGCCCTGTTGATGTTCTTATATCAGTCCAACGTGTTTGCCATGTGGACATCTGATGAGCCGGTGAGCAAGGGGAGCCGTAACGTCGTGAATACCGATATCTACCCATCGGGAGAGCAGGCGGACGAGCAGACGGTAACAGAGGAATTCCGAGTCTTGAATGAAGAGAATAAAGAGCGGGCGGAAGAGGCGGAAGCAGGAATAGTCCCGGTAAATATTAAAATTCCTGCCATCGACGTCGATGCCGCTGTAGAAAATGTCGGTGTCCTTGAAAACGGGGAGATGGGAGTGCCGGAAGACCCGTCAAAAGCGGGCTGGTTCGAGCCTGGGACTCAGCCGGGAAAAACAGGGAACGCAGTCATAGCGGGCCATGTAGACAGTCACACCGGTCCTGCTGTCTTCTACGATCTGGAGAAGCTGGAGCCGGGGGATGAGATAACGGTTACGGATGACGAAGAAAAAGAGAGAACGTATGTAGTGGAACGGATGGAGAGCTATCCGTGGGATGAATCTCCGATTGAAGAAATTTTCGGTCCGACGAGTGAAAAGAGGCTGAATGTAATTACCTGTACCGGTGAATTCATCCGGGATAAAGGAGGTCATCAAGACCGGCTCGTAGTCTACACTACTCTGAAGGAAGAAGTGGAAGATGAAACAGAACTTCCTTCTCCGACAGCCGTGGAAGTGAGTGGTTCCTTCGTAAACTGGCACGCCGTCCGTAAAGACGATGTTGTCGGATACCGGGTGTACCGCAGCGCAGATGGCGAAGACTTCGAACAAGTGGCCAGCATCTCTGCGCATGAAAGAAAGACATATGTCGACCCTGAGGCGGGAAGTCATATCTATTACGTTACGGCGGTTGATGCGGAAGGGAATGAATCCGCGCCATCCGTGAAATCGAATGAGAATTGA
- a CDS encoding efflux RND transporter periplasmic adaptor subunit, whose product MKQLVMVLSLVVLAACMQEETGSEKAEERVTPVQVDTVQKDDFVIEREISGSATAGEQAPVTAKTPGELVTLNVEKGDRVEKGETIGVVDPGNGESQVELQELAVRQAEQQLENARLSKEQAAAGVENAEDQVTLAKQASQSEKSQTAQAAEAAEQQYEQAKQLADETQKLFKEEKIPEALYEQAANRAEQAQAQMKQLSGQAPASASAVAQAEAQVDQAEQQIEQADMAVEQAELQVEQANVQLEQAKEQAANEAVTAPVSGEVASLNASEGDLVTNQQPFATVVSLNPMTITASVTAEQLDLFNKEEELKVDIGALEDEVTATVTYVSSVPDDTGLYPVEARVDNGEETIKPGMMATFLLPEKVVEDTLIIPTDSLVEENEETFVYQIVDEKAVQVAVEVVERQTDQVAVTSEDLPSDADVITSGQLTLTDGDLVRVMKEDSPDEAR is encoded by the coding sequence ATGAAACAGCTGGTAATGGTGTTGTCGCTGGTAGTATTGGCGGCGTGTATGCAGGAAGAGACGGGTTCAGAGAAAGCGGAGGAGCGTGTGACCCCTGTTCAGGTGGATACAGTCCAAAAAGATGATTTCGTCATCGAACGGGAAATTTCGGGATCCGCAACGGCCGGGGAGCAGGCGCCTGTGACAGCCAAGACGCCTGGTGAACTGGTTACCTTGAATGTGGAGAAAGGCGACAGAGTGGAGAAGGGAGAGACGATCGGTGTCGTCGATCCTGGTAACGGAGAAAGTCAGGTGGAGCTGCAGGAATTGGCGGTCCGTCAAGCGGAGCAGCAGCTTGAGAATGCCCGGTTGTCCAAAGAACAAGCAGCAGCCGGCGTCGAGAATGCGGAAGATCAGGTGACGCTTGCCAAGCAGGCTTCTCAATCAGAAAAGAGTCAGACGGCCCAGGCGGCGGAAGCGGCTGAACAGCAGTACGAACAGGCAAAACAGCTGGCTGATGAGACACAGAAGCTGTTTAAAGAGGAGAAGATTCCTGAAGCGCTGTATGAGCAGGCGGCAAATCGTGCGGAGCAGGCACAGGCACAGATGAAGCAGTTGAGTGGGCAGGCGCCTGCATCTGCTTCCGCTGTCGCCCAGGCAGAAGCTCAAGTCGATCAGGCCGAGCAGCAGATCGAGCAGGCGGATATGGCCGTAGAACAGGCAGAGCTTCAAGTCGAGCAGGCGAATGTCCAATTGGAACAGGCGAAGGAGCAGGCGGCGAACGAAGCAGTGACTGCGCCGGTTTCCGGAGAAGTGGCTTCCCTGAATGCATCAGAGGGGGACCTCGTTACGAACCAACAGCCGTTTGCTACCGTTGTCAGTTTGAATCCGATGACGATTACTGCTTCCGTGACTGCTGAACAATTGGATTTGTTTAACAAAGAGGAAGAACTGAAGGTCGATATTGGGGCTCTTGAAGACGAAGTCACTGCGACCGTCACGTATGTTTCATCTGTCCCGGACGACACCGGATTGTATCCTGTTGAAGCACGCGTAGATAATGGAGAAGAGACGATCAAACCCGGCATGATGGCAACTTTCCTTTTACCGGAAAAGGTGGTCGAGGATACGTTAATCATTCCGACAGACAGTTTAGTAGAAGAAAATGAAGAGACATTTGTTTATCAGATCGTGGACGAAAAAGCGGTGCAGGTTGCTGTGGAAGTCGTGGAAAGACAAACGGATCAGGTTGCTGTTACCTCGGAAGATCTCCCTTCAGATGCAGATGTCATCACTTCCGGGCAGTTGACCCTTACGGACGGGGATCTTGTACGTGTCATGAAGGAGGATTCTCCGGATGAAGCTCGTTAA
- a CDS encoding efflux RND transporter permease subunit yields the protein MKLVNLSVKRPVGVIMVVAAILALGFVSLRNLTIDLYPEIELPIAVVSTSYEGAAPQEVEKLVSRPVESAVSSIEGLEVLQSRSQAGSSLVLLQFNTGVNLDSTLLEVRESVDQVTGVLPEEASDPSVLRFDPQQLPIMTIGLSGGSPAELQQVAESRIVPFLERQDGVASVSVEGGQVSEVQVLIDRAQMAQYGLDSQTVIQALNAANQSASAGNIESGQKDLQLRLEGEFSSVDDVRETIIQSPSGAKVTLDQIADVEETLVDANSISKVDGESSVVLSILKKTDANSVETADNVRAALGDLDEDLPEGVGTSIVLDTSDFIKTSINSVVLNIIIGGIISVLVLLLFLKSFRATLVIGLSIPIAIISTFTLMYFTGETLNVLTMGGLALGIGMMVDSSIVILENIVRYRQQGYSMVEAAKVGASELAPAVVASATTTLVVFLPIIFVEGIASELFTPLALTIMFALIASLAVSVTLIPMLSSKLLTKSLKENGRRYWFDRFLDKVNDVYRSVLRWVLKFRKTTLAITTALIAAAIAVIPFIGTEFIPPSDQGQVEIQVEMPAGTSLSETESVTNQVDEQIAKFKDIVDVSYLSIGSGGMGSFGNGSTDSASYTIQLIDPESREKTTQEVMGELDEAVAGIAGAEIEVSELDAGLGTGAPLQVQLNGEEYDVLDELGEQVAYVMNEVDGVNNATSSTEEGRPEMQINVDSQKAAQYGLTDQQVISQVQLAFNGQIATRYRNGTDEVDVRFIFPEEDRQTIADLESMPVQSPSGGIVPLATIAELEQVQGPVSLLRENQQPQVNVEAEVSGIDLGTATEQVRAELEQLNFPDGYSYTIGGQAQDMQDAFGDLAIALVFSIFLVYAVMAIQFENFLFPFIIMFSLPATIVGISGGLLLTGLPFSLPAFVGIIMLAGIVVNNAIVLVDYINILRRKSYDRLEAILEAGPNRLRPILMTTLTTILGMVPLALGIGEGSEAQQPLAVTIIFGLSVSSLFTLVLIPVVYTYFDDISRKVTGFFQRRVEK from the coding sequence ATGAAGCTCGTTAATCTTTCCGTCAAGAGACCTGTCGGGGTCATTATGGTCGTTGCCGCCATTCTTGCCCTCGGCTTCGTTTCTCTGCGTAATTTAACGATCGATCTCTATCCGGAAATTGAGCTCCCTATCGCTGTTGTTTCGACGTCCTATGAAGGGGCGGCACCTCAGGAAGTAGAGAAGCTTGTAAGCAGGCCGGTGGAGTCGGCAGTAAGCAGTATTGAAGGGCTGGAAGTTCTTCAATCCAGGTCTCAGGCAGGCTCTTCCCTCGTGCTGCTTCAATTCAATACAGGAGTAAATCTTGACAGTACGCTGCTTGAGGTGAGGGAAAGCGTCGATCAGGTAACGGGCGTCCTTCCTGAAGAAGCTTCCGATCCAAGTGTGCTGCGCTTCGATCCGCAGCAGCTGCCGATCATGACGATCGGCTTATCCGGCGGATCTCCGGCAGAGTTACAGCAGGTTGCCGAAAGTCGGATCGTCCCTTTTCTTGAGCGACAGGATGGTGTCGCCTCTGTCAGCGTGGAAGGTGGACAAGTAAGTGAGGTGCAGGTCCTTATCGACCGTGCACAGATGGCTCAGTATGGACTGGATTCGCAGACAGTCATTCAAGCGTTAAATGCCGCTAATCAATCCGCATCGGCCGGGAATATCGAGTCCGGTCAGAAAGATTTGCAGCTTAGACTGGAAGGGGAGTTTTCCTCGGTGGATGATGTGCGTGAGACCATCATTCAGTCTCCATCGGGTGCGAAAGTGACGCTCGATCAAATCGCGGATGTCGAGGAAACGCTTGTCGATGCCAATTCGATCAGCAAGGTCGATGGAGAGTCTTCGGTCGTGCTGTCCATCTTGAAGAAAACCGATGCCAACAGTGTAGAAACGGCGGATAATGTAAGAGCGGCACTTGGAGATTTGGATGAGGATCTACCGGAAGGGGTCGGGACGAGCATCGTCCTGGACACGTCCGACTTTATCAAAACATCCATCAACAGTGTCGTCTTGAATATTATTATCGGGGGAATCATATCTGTTCTGGTGTTACTCTTGTTCTTAAAGAGCTTCCGGGCAACACTGGTCATCGGTCTTTCGATTCCGATCGCCATCATTTCGACGTTCACGTTGATGTATTTCACTGGAGAGACGTTGAATGTCCTGACGATGGGTGGACTGGCGCTTGGAATTGGAATGATGGTGGACAGTTCCATTGTCATCCTGGAGAATATCGTCCGCTACCGGCAGCAGGGGTATTCTATGGTGGAGGCGGCAAAAGTGGGGGCATCGGAACTCGCGCCTGCCGTCGTTGCTTCCGCTACCACAACCTTGGTTGTTTTCCTGCCGATCATCTTTGTAGAAGGAATTGCATCAGAATTATTCACACCGCTTGCCTTGACGATCATGTTCGCACTGATTGCATCGCTTGCTGTATCGGTGACACTCATTCCGATGCTGTCTTCGAAATTGTTAACGAAGTCGTTGAAGGAAAACGGCCGGCGTTATTGGTTTGACCGCTTCCTTGATAAGGTGAATGACGTGTACCGTTCTGTACTGCGCTGGGTGTTGAAGTTCAGAAAAACGACGCTGGCGATTACGACGGCCTTGATTGCTGCAGCGATAGCGGTCATTCCATTTATCGGAACCGAATTCATTCCTCCTTCCGATCAAGGGCAGGTGGAAATCCAAGTCGAAATGCCTGCAGGTACATCGCTTTCCGAAACGGAGTCCGTCACAAATCAAGTTGATGAACAAATTGCAAAGTTCAAAGATATCGTTGACGTCAGTTATTTATCCATTGGCAGCGGTGGTATGGGAAGCTTTGGTAACGGTTCTACCGATTCGGCATCCTATACGATTCAGCTCATTGATCCTGAATCCAGGGAGAAGACAACCCAGGAAGTGATGGGGGAGCTCGATGAAGCCGTTGCTGGAATCGCAGGAGCGGAAATCGAGGTGAGTGAACTCGATGCCGGCCTTGGAACCGGAGCACCTCTTCAAGTCCAGTTGAACGGAGAAGAGTATGACGTCCTTGATGAGCTTGGAGAACAGGTTGCTTACGTAATGAACGAAGTCGACGGTGTAAATAACGCCACTTCTTCCACAGAGGAAGGACGTCCGGAAATGCAAATCAACGTCGATTCCCAGAAAGCGGCCCAATATGGATTGACGGATCAACAGGTCATCAGTCAAGTCCAGCTCGCCTTCAATGGTCAAATTGCGACAAGGTACCGGAACGGCACGGACGAAGTCGATGTCCGATTCATCTTCCCTGAGGAGGACCGGCAGACGATCGCCGATCTCGAAAGTATGCCGGTTCAATCTCCGAGTGGGGGGATTGTTCCTCTTGCGACGATCGCAGAACTGGAACAGGTCCAGGGGCCCGTCTCTCTGTTACGTGAAAATCAGCAGCCCCAGGTGAATGTAGAAGCGGAAGTCAGCGGTATTGATCTAGGAACAGCGACCGAACAAGTAAGAGCGGAACTGGAACAGCTGAATTTCCCGGATGGATATTCCTACACCATCGGCGGTCAGGCGCAGGATATGCAGGATGCGTTCGGCGATTTAGCTATCGCCCTTGTATTCTCTATTTTCCTTGTTTACGCCGTCATGGCGATCCAGTTCGAGAACTTCCTGTTCCCGTTCATCATCATGTTCTCGCTGCCGGCAACGATTGTCGGTATATCGGGTGGTCTTCTGTTGACTGGTCTGCCGTTCAGTCTTCCGGCTTTTGTCGGCATCATTATGCTCGCAGGGATAGTCGTTAACAACGCAATTGTTCTCGTGGATTACATCAATATTCTGCGTAGGAAATCGTATGACCGGTTGGAAGCGATTCTCGAGGCAGGACCGAACCGCCTGCGTCCGATTCTCATGACGACGCTGACGACGATCCTCGGCATGGTGCCGCTTGCCCTCGGCATCGGTGAGGGGTCCGAAGCCCAGCAGCCGCTGGCGGTGACAATCATCTTCGGGTTATCCGTTTCCAGCTTGTTTACACTCGTGCTCATTCCGGTCGTGTACACGTATTTCGATGATATATCGAGAAAAGTGACTGGTTTCTTTCAGAGGCGGGTAGAGAAATAG
- a CDS encoding YjfB family protein → MDIAALSMALSTTQLKQQTNLALMDKVMGDADTKGARMVEMMENSIPHPDLGNSLDIKA, encoded by the coding sequence ATGGATATTGCAGCCTTATCAATGGCGCTGAGCACAACACAGTTGAAACAGCAGACGAACCTGGCATTGATGGATAAAGTGATGGGGGACGCCGATACAAAAGGGGCCCGGATGGTGGAGATGATGGAGAACTCCATCCCCCACCCGGATCTCGGAAACAGCCTTGATATAAAGGCGTAA
- a CDS encoding lmo0937 family membrane protein → MLWTIFIIILVLWLLGVIGGIAGNLVHILLVVALVVLIIRLVQGKRL, encoded by the coding sequence ATGCTTTGGACTATCTTTATTATCATATTGGTATTATGGCTGCTTGGCGTCATCGGTGGTATTGCAGGGAACCTCGTCCACATTCTCTTAGTGGTCGCACTGGTTGTACTCATCATCCGCCTCGTCCAAGGAAAACGATTATAG
- a CDS encoding class I SAM-dependent methyltransferase, which yields MNEWITVMQARKWMKKNESFLPIWHAYVGSELDLFDEFETARTIDVISEKTGYPMDLLSSWVKVGVAVKHLKKRPGGRYRTSKKHCASLMGERSSPGVKALLKEMMELHIPTLLQYPDIMRSLERAEFDHDRHGEVVAETSALLEHFAMKKIMKTLRDKDIDTVIDLGCGNGCYLRKLAATYPSVRMIGVDINQKVIESARAASEGYPNIEFVVGDVHDWSPEDRKADVVLLHNLFHYIHPDERSGLLEQMHGYVKPDGLISVITPMNETMYGEAFSSAFNSFFVAHSNLFALPDKAELERVTNKSNYDLFDLDPIVKEGSWYTCWLSPSSPVQEARQTGTDSREQVPVSAGESAWTRSS from the coding sequence ATGAATGAATGGATCACCGTGATGCAGGCGAGGAAGTGGATGAAGAAGAATGAATCCTTTTTACCGATTTGGCATGCATATGTCGGATCGGAGCTCGACTTGTTTGATGAATTCGAAACGGCACGAACCATTGATGTAATTAGTGAGAAGACGGGGTATCCGATGGACCTGCTCTCTTCCTGGGTCAAAGTCGGTGTTGCTGTGAAGCATCTGAAGAAACGGCCTGGCGGGCGCTACCGCACTTCGAAGAAACATTGCGCAAGCCTCATGGGTGAACGATCGTCTCCAGGGGTGAAGGCGCTGCTTAAAGAAATGATGGAACTTCATATCCCTACTTTGTTGCAGTATCCGGATATAATGCGGTCGTTGGAGCGGGCGGAGTTCGATCATGACAGGCATGGAGAAGTCGTTGCCGAAACGTCTGCTCTGCTTGAGCATTTTGCCATGAAGAAAATAATGAAGACACTACGTGATAAAGACATCGACACGGTCATTGATCTTGGATGCGGAAACGGTTGTTATTTACGAAAACTGGCTGCAACTTATCCTTCCGTCCGTATGATCGGGGTCGATATCAACCAGAAGGTGATTGAGAGCGCCCGCGCGGCATCGGAGGGATACCCGAATATCGAATTTGTCGTCGGGGACGTCCATGACTGGAGCCCGGAGGATAGGAAGGCGGATGTGGTGCTGCTGCACAATCTCTTTCATTATATTCACCCGGATGAGCGGTCGGGTCTGCTCGAGCAGATGCATGGATATGTGAAGCCGGACGGTCTTATTTCCGTCATTACTCCGATGAATGAAACGATGTACGGAGAAGCCTTTTCCTCTGCGTTCAATAGTTTCTTCGTTGCCCATTCCAATTTATTTGCCCTTCCAGACAAAGCAGAGCTCGAACGTGTAACGAATAAAAGCAACTATGACCTGTTTGATCTGGACCCTATCGTTAAAGAGGGATCCTGGTACACGTGCTGGCTGAGTCCGTCCTCTCCGGTTCAGGAAGCCAGACAGACTGGTACAGACAGCAGGGAGCAGGTGCCGGTTTCTGCCGGGGAAAGTGCCTGGACAAGGAGTTCATGA